TAGTATATACGTTATCAAAATTATGCCAGGTTGTTTCCGCGGTTTGGTCATCGTAAAATTTCTTTTAAAACTTCCATTGACCTGATTTCTCCCAACCCGTCCATGTGAATTTTGTAAAAGAATATCAATTTTTCCAAAATCCTTAACCGGCGGCCCCTGTCTAGGGTTATAACCGACCCGAATCCCGAAGTAAGTAACTCTCGGACTGCACCTTGCTCGACCATATCAGCCGTTTGAGGATAATTATTTCCCCTCAGTTCATTTTCCAGATCTTCCACGGTTTCAATTCCGAATCCCAGGTAAGACGCAAGCTGTGAGAGAAAATGAATGTGGAAGTTCTCAAAATGTACTTCCGCATGATCAAGATAAAGAATTGCCTCTTGCAAAAACTGGAACAAGGGTTCGTTGCTTTCTTCCTCTCTGAGCGTTTTGCCCAATATTTCCGTCACAAATAATGCCAGGCTCGACTTAATAATATCAAATGGGATCGAGCGAAAAGGGGCATAACATTTCAGTTCAGATAATCGGTGAATAGTATCCTCCTTGCTCTTGTGATAAACAACCAGATCAAGAAGTGTAAGTGGCTGAAAGAATGCTATTTTGTTGGTTTTTGATTTCGGGCTCCTAACCCCGTTCACTATATAGGTCTGTATCCCGAACGATTCCGTATAAATTTTCGCGATGATAGAGGACTCCCGGTAGCGAATGTAGCTTAAAGCAATTCCGCGGGTTTTATAAAGCATACTGAACCACTTTTTAACCAAAATTACTTATCTTTCTGTAAGATAGGTTTGTCAGCGACAGGAGTGCTATTAATATAAATTTACCATTCGGTGATTGTGATTAATCTATCGGCGTTTCAAAGAGATTCGGAAAGGGAGAAAAATCATCCGATTTTGAAATTTTTTAAGCTAAACGATTTGTACCTTTGTAAGAAATGACGAACTAAACACCCGTTAAAATTCGTTGTGTTA
This Dyadobacter sp. UC 10 DNA region includes the following protein-coding sequences:
- the recO gene encoding DNA repair protein RecO, with the protein product MLYKTRGIALSYIRYRESSIIAKIYTESFGIQTYIVNGVRSPKSKTNKIAFFQPLTLLDLVVYHKSKEDTIHRLSELKCYAPFRSIPFDIIKSSLALFVTEILGKTLREEESNEPLFQFLQEAILYLDHAEVHFENFHIHFLSQLASYLGFGIETVEDLENELRGNNYPQTADMVEQGAVRELLTSGFGSVITLDRGRRLRILEKLIFFYKIHMDGLGEIRSMEVLKEILR